A window of Vidua macroura isolate BioBank_ID:100142 chromosome 4, ASM2450914v1, whole genome shotgun sequence genomic DNA:
CTGTAATTGTTTCAGCATAATATAAAATGAGCATATTCAGCCTGCTAGTTTGGCATACTGGAAGGCAGCTGGAGTTTTTACTACTCAAAAGGGACTACTACTGCCTTAAAGCTAGCAAGATCATTCTGTTTCATGTAGATAACTGCTAGATCTCTACCTCTAAGACCTCCAACCATTTATCTCCCTGTGTGGTTCACCCTGGGAAAAGGATGTTGTAATACAACTGCTTGTGATCTGCAAGACTTCAGAGATATTCCTATCTGTGTAGCACATAAATCTGAGCAAAACCACACATTTTAATGCAGAATAGCTTTATATATACAATGTTTTGACTGAGCTCAAGATGATGGAGAGGTGGAACAAGGTAAAGACTCAGCTTTCCCAATAGATCTAACACATTGTCAGTCTCAGCCATTCTGCCAGCAAATCTGAACCTTACTTTGCCCTTACTGGAGAATCTCAGGGAAGATGATTACTCGTGCAAGCTGAAATGTTTCTCCAGAAGATACAAGTTAATGGCAGGATTCCCATCACCTTTAATGGGAcagaattttgttatttttcaagGGGTCCCactaattactttttaaatgcaaacatCCCCcatccccaaaaaaacaaacaaacaaataaataaataaacaaacaaaaaaccaaacaaaaaaaaccccaagcttATAAAGCACTGTATAAAGTAGTATAAACTCGCCTTGAAGGAACAAATGtcatttttaagtgcttttggCTGTTCAGGTTTAAGACAGAGTTCTTGTCAGAAATTCCAGAATTAAAGCTTATATCTTTGTCCTCAGTGTTGCAGAGTATCTTAAATTCTGCAGTTATTGttaattaattgtttttcaaCATCTATGTTAGTGTGGCATTAGATATGTGGGTTTTAAATATAGGAAAACCAAATATAAACTCAAAAATGCTGAGTCCATTTTTTGCTTCACTGACTAAAATTCGatttaatacattaatattcCAATTTAGAATGAAAGCTGATTCTCAAATATACTGAATATATAGCAGGGACATTATGTTCCTACTACAGAATATGTCATCCTACAATATTAGTTTCACTGAAGCATTTGTTTGTAGTTTTGAGGTATCTAATGGATTTTTGTAAAAGTGTTGCTTTCTTGTGAGCAATTAACAAAATCCTGAAATTTCTTGTTGCAGAACTTGGGATCAATTTTGAGCATATATGGCAGAAAACATTAACCGTTCTAAATCCAATGAAGCCTGCAGATGGCAGCATTATGAATGAGACAGACCTCACCGgacctttggttttctgtttggcCCTTGGAGCAACATTGCTGATGGTAGGATGTTGTAGAAATCTTCAGGGATTTCTTTTCTAACAAGCTCATGCCTAGGTGATAATGAGTGTGAAGCTGCAGAAGATGTAGTACCAGCATAAAAAGAGTCGTTTGCTGCCGGCTGTTCTGGGATTATGTGTTAAAAATTCTTCCTACTTTGAAAGCACCTgcataaaatttaaatgtaatgtAAAGGTGATACAGGTAAAGTGATGTATTACTTCCAGTGGAAAGAAGAGACCACACCATTTTTAGGGTGGGATTTAATATGAACAAAAGTCAGATCTGTGCCAGATATAATCTGGAGAGGCTCTGAACAGGTTTTAAAGGagggaataaaaaggaataCCAGGCCAGCTCAGTTTTTCTAACACTCTTGCTACTTTTTTTGAATTATCTTCTTTCAGTGTTATTTTAGAGAGTGTAGAGACAGttagactaaaaaaaaatctttatacaACTAGaataattagagaaaaaaaaatggaaactgtCTTTTTCCACCCACCCTCTTAAATTTGCAGTATCTCCCTATAAATTTTGCTAGtactttcttattttatattctttgttCTGTATTGTCTGCTTAACAAAATATAGTAGCCTGTATTTGACCTCCTTCTTCTTTATGAATATAGCTTTCCTACAGGAGGAAAGTTTAACAGGGTTGTACAGAACTCCAAATTCATCTAGATATGCCTGGCAACAGGGGCTCTCCAGTGTGGCTGAAGTacagctctggctgccagcagcaatTCATCAGACAGCGTAAGGTGGGGCCATTCCAGGAAGGGCTTTACTGCCCTGCAACTGAGGTGATAGGAAAGGGGCTCTAATTCTCCATTTCCTCTGTGATAAATAGTGCTGAATCAGGAGATTCTTGAAAGTTCTTACTCAATTTGTAATGTCAGTGCAGTACCTTGAATGTGCAAACTGCTATATAAATGGCAAGTAGTATTATTATTTATGttcctataaaaataaaaatcttttaaaagggtggaaggggcaggaggaaagggaataaaaggaaaagaaggtggGAAGCTAGAGAAGACAGGCTATTTTCCACCTGGAGAAATAAATGTATGAGGGTAGTAAAAAGAGAAAGTTGAATTAATTATAatcaagaaaatgaaaggaaagctaaaagaaagaatggaaaaatgtttcctgTTGACTTTTCTCTCTGAATAGCCAACAGTTTTAATGAATGTTAAACTattattattgaaaaaaattactttaattatcATACTTTTACTGAGCTATTACGCATTTTAGGTGTCATTAGAAAACCAAGTATTTTCAATGCTCCAGTTTTAGAGCAGCAGAACACCTGTGACACAATCCAATGTTTTTGTTCCATAACTTCCTAGCAGTAAACCTTTGGGTTTATCTTAGAAATTCAGGCTACCATTTTATCTCAGATGTATTTGAATACTAACGTGTCTCTTCAGCTGTGTAAACTATGATATCCTTCTCTACTTAAATAAGTATCTTCTGATAGCACTAGGAACATGATTTGGTTGAGAGcttgtttctaaaaataatgtatACATTTTCTTTAGCTTTGGCTTCTTAACTATGGAAAATTATGCAAAGATATTCTTCAAAGGGTAGCAGTCATTTCAGAGAAAACGAGGAAAGGGCTGCTAGCCTGGCAGCAGATTTGTTCTTCCTCAGGTTAGTGTAAAACACGGCAGCTCCATTGTAGATAGAGGAAAAAATGGCAGCCCAAAATTTAGCAGAAGCCCAAGTCTCAGCTGCTTTGCATTTTACGCTGTCATTTGTATGAAATCAGACTTCCCCATCCACTTCAGCCAAAGGTAGTAGTACCCACTCCAGACAGATGCAAGCAAGAACACAAAGTCTGACTTTCTGCTAACTTTGCTCCTTCTGCAGGACAAATTTAGCTCATTCATCAAAGCCTGTCAGACTAATCAAGCCTGATTCTAGTTTTGCTTACATCACTGTGAACTGGGAGTATTCCCGTGTATGTGAGTCAGTATATTTACATATgttaaataagaataaaatcGGAACCAACATGttcagctgcctttttttttccttctctcacatCCTTGCCCCACGAATCCAACATTTCACCAACTGGAGATCTCAGCTAGCTGCTGGTGCTAGTGCTCCCTTCATCTCTGGCTcaggaatttttaaatcttaaactaagctaataaataaatagtgcTGTGTAGAACAGTTATATACACTGAAACAAACAGTCTAAAATATAGCTTGTAGTTGATGCATCTGTTTAAAATGAGAACTTTATTTAGTTGGTATATAGCAAAGGCTGCCTCAAACCATTGCGAATGTTAAACTTACTGACTTAATGACTGAAATTCTAGTTGATAACCATCTGAGCTAGTATTCCTCTCCCACACTGTCTATAGCTACCGTTAGTTTTATTTGTACAAGCAATTTTTCCTGATTATTTTATACCACTAGTATGCAAatgccagcaaaaaaaaagtctgtacCTAAGTAGGAAGTTTTCTTATGCTGTGATTTCAGGAATAGATTATTCTTAATGGTTGAAGACAGTAATGGGGAAAAGGCCAGGATGCTGGAAGGATATAGGCAGCCTGGCTGTACCTGACTTAACCTTGAGGactgggagcagaggagagctCAACAGTGAGCCAGGTCAGTGTGCAGACAGGATAATGGTGCTGATGTAAAGTCAGGTCTTATTAACTCAGATTGCCTTTCACGTTCATGCACTGCTCTCCAACGAGAGCTGGTGAGCTGCCACCAACCTGCAGCATCAGGACTTTCAAGCTGTGTCATCACTAGGCCTTCTCCATACTGTTTCGTTATGTCTGTCCAGCTCTAATACTGCTGGCATCCAGTGATCAATTTCCACATGCATGGAATACAGGAAGAGAGGGCAAAGAAGGATCTTCAAAGTTGATTTCCCCcagatttcattaaaatgtatGGATAAGTAAAATCAGATGTTTTCTAAATCCTCCTTAGCCATCATGGGAGATAAAATAGCAAGTATCACAAAACATGATAAAAGCTTCAACAATGTTTCCACCTAATCCATCACATCAGAATCCAACCATAAGCCACAGCATTATTAGGAAACTGAGACCATCTATTAGTATTGAGTCTTATGTGGTTTATCATATGCGATATATACAGATAAAATATACAGTGTGTGCAACTTATAGattgtgtatatgtgtgtgtatgaaCAAACACACTTGTGTTTTATGTATGTACATATACCTTACTACATGTCAGGAAGGTGATGCATAGTGGCTCTTCATTTGAGAAGTTTACTCCATGGTGTTGAGTTAATGGTTAAGTTCCAGGTCTGAACTTTCTCCTTCACAGGTGCATTCTATCATTAGGATACAAagttctaagaaaaaaaacagatttctgaTTTATGAATGTTTTTCTGATGTACAGATGTGAAAATGACAGTTTTGCATAGCCAACTTTCAGCATTTAATTTGTAAGAACCTTGAAGAGAGACAAAAAcatatttaacattattttgTGACGGTTTATTTTGGGGAGTGAACAATGCCCTTATGCCTGGAGGGATCCTTCAAAATTATGGCAGGAGATGAAGGAACTGGTGGTGCTGTGGCCACAGTTGCCTGTTTTACTAGCTTTgtgtataaattaaaaaaatcaagctcCAGGCTGCCAGGCTGGTACCTTTCATAGGCAATAAATTCaaacaaagaataaaacctagaaggaaaaaaaatctgggatttttttcatttgttagaacaaaaaaaagaatataagcTGACATTTACTACTGAGTTTTATGTTGAAATGAACATGTTGTATTGGTCTAAGCACAGAAATGTATCTTTTTCATGGTAGTCAAGGGAAAAGACAGTCACATTTATCCTGGAAACCACCATAGCTTAAGCaaaattttcccaattttttgcAGACCTGCTTATAGCTGAAGTTTTGTAATAAAATGTGAAGCATATCAGGTAACCTGGGTCATCATATTAAGTAGGACACTTTTTCACAGCCCCATATACACTTATTGAAAAGATGTTTCCTGAGTCTAAACTGATTTTTAATGACTAAAATGTGCTTTCCataatttcatctttttttgcTAGTTAAACTTTCCTAAGTCTCCCAAGCAATTCCAGTTATGTTCAGAGCCCAATGAAAGTAAGACTGAGGATCAGCCTTGTAACTTTAAGTTAGCAACAAGCACATTTTGTCAATTGCACCTTGGAATTATTTTATGCAAAAGTCACCAGAAGTATCATCTGTGGTTCACCTGAACTAATGCAGGTGAAGCAGAGAGAGATTGTCAACAACAACAAGTAAGAAATTTCAACCTAAATCTGTCTTCTGCTTGCACTTAGTGATCACTGCTCACTTCTGTCACCTCATGCTTCCTCATATTTATTCCAGGCAGGAAAAGTTCATTTTGGCTACGTGTATGGGATGAGTGCCATCGGGTGCCTTGCCATGCATGCCCTGCTGAACCTGATGAGTGTCTCAGGAGTCTCGCACGGCTGCGTTGCAAGTGTCCTGGGCTACTGCCTGCTGCCCATGGTCATCCTGTCCTCTTCTGCAGTTGTCTTCTCACTGCAGTAAGTACCACTCTATGGCAACAAGAATCCTGAGAAGGACAGAAAGTCAGATGGCTGGTGTTGtgcaaaacattttataaacagTCACATAGTAAATTTTGGCTTCTAAAAGTGTAACACCATTTTGGTTGTACACATAGGTAGAAACAGACAAAACTGGACTGTGTTTGAGAGGGCCGGTGTACATTAATTGTGATATGAGTCTTTAATTCCACTGCTTTCCACTTGGACTGAGAGGGCTTTTGATTTTTGCAGCAACCTCAGTtgtgatttctgttttgcagagcCAACAGTGGCCAAACTCAGGtatcaattttaaaagcaattgcTGAACTTTGGGTTTATATAGGTGGTTCtcttgcttcttttttgttCATAGCATCAGGCCTCCTATGTTTATGTTTCCTTTCCTACTGACTTCTGTGGGACAGAATGAAATAGCCAAGTTACCCTTAATGACGTGGAGAATTCGGACAAGTGTTTAAGATATAGTAGACTTGTATATTCTGAGGTATAGTTGTGGCACAATTGCAAACCTGAAAATAACTGAATACTTTGAAAAACCAAATGTGTAGTGGTATATGTATCTGCACACATGTGGGGGGTTGTTCAGTCATATTCTCTGAATAGGAAACTTCTTGGCAAGCCTCTCATTCCTCCTCGTTCAGTAAGCCCTTTGAGACACAGTGTTTATCTCCCTGTTCACACACAGCAAATACAAGCAAGTTCCAGATCTTGCCTGAAGGCCTTAAGCAGTGCTTTTACCTATTGTTAGCATGTTATTAATGATGgtttccctcttttttgttcTCTCATATTTTTAACTCTCCAATCTGTAACATACAGAACCTAGAAGCTGATGAATGAGAAAATGccccatttgttttctttggaaaagcatcatttttacatatatatatatataaaggaaATTATATGGTGGAATGAAGTTTTGGCAAAATTCTTGTTGCATGTTTCTGTGGAGCTATGATGGCTTAATCTGACCATATTCCATTTATTAAAGTGTTTCTGAGCTGTCCTTGGTAAGATGGATGATGACACTAAAGAAGCTGTTTATTCTCTGTTCTCTTACACTTCCCATATTTTCTTGATTAACCTGTTTAATAATCCAGCCTAATAAAATGTGCAGATACATAATCGTAAGACAGATGGGGTGAATTCCAAACCAGCTGTTACAACTGTGCAGGGTACTGTTTTCTGTACATGGAATCCCCAGGCAGGCACTACATGTTTGCAAAATGCTGTGAATTTACAGAAAGCACATCTTTTGAAAATCTATAAATACTAAAATGTGATAACCTTGGCAAAATTGAACTGGTATTTCTAAAATGAATTGCTACCATTAAGTACCTATTGACAGGGTTCTGCAGTCCTTTCTCATTTGGTATATGAAACTGCTTGAACACATCCAGTACTAAGGTTAATTATTGCAAACATGCTATTAAAATTAAGTGACAACTTTAAAATTCAACATACAAATGTTTTTTTACAAATATgcattatttataattaaaaaaaatatttaaatggtaaaagaaagagcaatacatttatagttttaaaaaatatttataaaaaacatTAGTCCTATTTCAAAGTTCAaagaaataatctgaatttttttcaccaaaagtATACATAAGATAATGCACTCATCTATGGCAAAGATACATAGCAATCGAATCATTTTCAATTTTCATGATTAGCTATTTCtctctaaataaataaagaaaaatatggaaCATTTGGGGTACTGAATAGTACCAAGGAGAACACCAGTTCTCTTACTCAAATTTGCATGGAACTAGATTTGTTTGTGCCCATCTGTGCTGTTTTCATGTGCGAGCCCAAGTTTATTAGGCCATCTTTCTGGGAGAAACATCAGTAgacttttttcctgcagaaagcaaCAACAATTCTTTAATATCAAATACCCAGACAAGGTGGTAAAGCTACTTCCTTAACTAAACAGTGAAGGAAATTAATGTAagcatgaaaaaagaaattcttacaCCCAACTGATGCAAAGGACCCATTTGGGGACAGCATCTGCAGGATCTGAGAAAAAGAGATGTGGAAAGAGTCCACTTATATGTGTCCTTCCATCTCAGTCTCACACCAGTACAGCCCCAGTCCTCTTGGTCACTGTAAGCATGACTTATGCTTTTTGCCCTTCTCCCATCTAGAGGATTTGACCCTCATGGACATGTCAGACAGAAAGCGCTCTGCCAAACCATTCTTTTTAGCAGTAACACATTGGTAGATCAAGGACTGAATTTGGAAGTACACAGAGGTACCTCTTGattcttatataatttttctgccaCCTTTCCATTCTGCTCTCTGCCAGTCCTGGAACAAACCATGAGAGGCCATTGGATTTCAGTGCAGCCACAATTTAGAGTAGCCACAGCTCTAAATTGTGCCACGTTGTGACAAAGAGTCATTATGTTAGCTGAAAATTGTCATTGTATGTTCCTATTGCATCCCATCCCTCTGCCAGCATGGGTACCTGCTCAAAGAGCCATCCATACCAGCTCTGAATTTCTGGCTCACTGTTTAGGTGAGCAACTTATCATCTCCTTGGAGGAAAGAACTTGCTTTGCAAAGCCCAGTGGAATTTCCCTAAATGCCACTATATTGGTTTAAAAAACACTTCAACTGAGGATATTAAATCACATGgtctttaatgttttatttttaacttgttgAAGTTGCAATGAGGTGCTGAGTCACCGTGAAATcaattctttccttcttccctcaaAGGCCCAAGAGCTGGCAACACCAAGTACCTTATTGGCCTGGTGACTGGATTGCTAAGAAATCAACTATTTTATGTGATGTGAATGCATTAAGTAAACTAAGTCAATTACATAAGGACAGCTTTATTCATCTCTAATAATTATATTAGTGGAGATAATTTCTGATAAAAGGACCCACCTGAGTATGTATACACACTCTGTTTTTCCCTTGTGCTTCTGTTATGCTGATGGTTTTGAAGAGTGGGGTGCCAGAAAGGCCTTTAGGAAGTGGCAGAGGtttattctttttcaaagtCCTTGAGACTGACACAGCAAAAGTGTGTAAAGTAGCTATCTCATTATGTGCTTCAGCAGTGTATTATGCACATGATCTCATGCATTTTACAGAAGTAGGCTGCAAATAGAGTGCAAATAAAGCATATGTGAAACATTATTTATTAGCAAGATTTTGTTCCCACAGGGTTTAATAGTGAGCCCTCTGTAATCTGCAGGAGTATTTCAGTGGGCTTTTAACCATAGTCCCATAATCACCAGTTCTCCAGGCCTCCGTGCTCCTGAAAGGGGGCACAGTGTAACTTCAAATGGGCGCAGCTGTCACCAAGAGGTAGGGTAGAAAGTTACAGTCCTTTCAGTGTGCAGAGAAGAATGCCAAGATAAGCAAAATAGTTTTCCTTGGTGGTTCTTTTCCCACTCCTTTTTTGCTGCTCAGTGTGCTCCCTTTTTTAAAAGGCCAGTCAAGCTTTTTTCTGGGAGACCTTTCTGCCCATCCGGCTGGTGTGAGTCTTTCAGAGCCTCTCCTGAGTGTCTAAGGCACCCTTAAAACATGTTCTCTGTGTTTACAAAAATGCATCCCCTCCAGATCATCAGGCTTTCTGATAGAAGAGTAGGTCTATAGGGTCATTTTAGAACCTAACAATTTCTGTAAGATTATtttgactgaaataaaaacttggCTAAGTGTAATATTAAATTTTAGCAGCTGCATCTGCTGGAGGCCTAGAAGATTTATTTGTAAATGTAGAGTCCTATTAGCAGTACTTCTGATGAAGCTTTTATCCATGCTGAACATACTACTTTTCTGTTTGTGGTTACAATTTTAATTTGCTCTCATGCTTGACATTCATTATGTCAGTCAGTTCTTGTTTCCTCCATTGGGTGTTACCTATCAATGACATGCCACTAGACGTGAACTTGAGTTTGGTAAGATTTGATGGTACATTTAGTAATATGTGGACTCTGTCATGTTTCTttcgtggttttttttttttttttttttctcctagggGGACCCCAGGAACTGTCTTAGCTCTGTTTATTATTGGATGGTGCAGTTTGTCAGCCTCCAAAATTTTTACGTCTGCATTGGCTATGGAaggacagcagctcctgatTGCATACCCATGTGCTTTACTTTATGGACTTTTTGCACTTCTAACAGTGTTCTGAGATGAATTTTCTGGTAGTCTTCTCACAGTCTGTTTATGATTGTTGGAGGGGAAAggtttatttacttattttcagaTTGCCTAGAGCTGTGTTAAGTTCCATTAACAAAATTAGATTCTATAacttactgtttttttcctaatggctgataatgaaataaaaaatcaagCTAACAGGTAGGTGGCCTTAAAATAATGGTGTTTTGACAGTCTTACagcttaaagaaaagaaattgtatCGAGAAGGTAGTAAAAGTGCAAAATAAAgatataaattataattaaaataaaaatcctgttctgagtatttataatataatacaTATGCTAGAGAGTAACTAGAATGcaattatgtaaatatttaatggaCATAGTAAATCAagcaaaaatacatatttatttttttaaaaaaacgaGACTGCCATTTTATATAATTGCTAATTAATTTCTAGGATTTATATGTTcgggtttgggttttttttgtgacaaaAGACAGAAGACAACAGAGTGACCCTGTTTTGTGACATTGAAGAATTGGCCAGGAGCAAGCTGATACAACAGAGAGAACTTAGGaattttgtcttgctttttcttttttatttttaagaggtgCTGGTGTCCAAAACACCATTGTACTGTTTTTAATGCACAGTAACTTTCTATTTGAAAATTTTCACTAAACCACTGCCTGCTGTAACTGCAGGAAAGCACCAAACAAAGTGAAGGTAACCCCTAAAAATGTCTCCTGAAAGAACTGTATTTGAACAGGCAAAATACaaatttccataattttttctGCCCCTCAAAAATCTATTTGCTGTTTTTAGTTTTAGGGGAGCCAAACATTTGTATGTTTGCAATGGCAATAAAGTAGAGAATGCACAAgatgataatttaaaatatagtaTTAGAAACACCGAGCCATCAAGAGAAATAGCAAATGGGTGCAGTCACAACATGAAAAAAGTCTAAGTATGAagtagaagagaaaatgaaggtaGGTGTAGAAAGAGCTAGGAAAAGTAAATAGattaaataaatggaaatatgaGGGAAATAAATGGTAGCAGATTATTTCTTCAGTGTCTTATGGTGCCTTTCTTCTTGATGCATATTCTTATGATCTTGATTATCCTCAAAAGATTGTTTTGAACTCTTTGTTGAAttgtttacaaaatattttcttcctagaCAGCGGGCCAGTGATTCTGGGACAGAGGGTCTTGATGCTGCAGGCACTTAGTCAGAAGCTTAGTATGGCAAAGCTGTTCAAGAATACACAAAAGTAACTGTATTCCTAATCCTTTTCAGGTCAGAGGTGTATTAGATGATCAGTTTGTCCTAAAGCTAATGACTCTCTTTCTGAATTGCAAGAACCCTtggtaaaaatatttctcattgcTGTTATATTTGGgtgttgggttttgggttggtttttttttttttttgttttttttttttttgtgttttttttttgtttgtttgtttgtttgtttgttttgttgtttttttttttttttcaagaactCGTATGCAAGCCATTCTGGAATTCATTTTACTGAATTCCAGCAGAACTAGTTCAGACTAGAGATCATGAGAAGTAAACAAAAGGTAATGTATACTTAGCTAATTCCTTAAAAAATCACAACTCATTTATGGAAAAAATGCTGCACTGGTCCATTTCTTTACTGCAAGGCTATGAAAACAGGAACAGAGAGGCCAAATTGGAGGCATGACCCTGGAGCAAACTGTGGCTCCAACTAGGCAGGATCTAGTTGCATATAAGTGAGAATTGTATGAATTTGGAAGATCAGCAATTGTAAACATGACAAATTTGGCCCTGCTGTATCAGGGAGTAAATTTGACACTAATAAGGCACAGATAAACATGTCAGGTGACTGCAGGGTATGGATATAAAAATCAGGCACTTTGATTTACCATGCATTAATGGCACTCTCATGTCTGAAAAGGGGACAGGTTCATATGGCTGCACTAGTTGCAGAGTTCAGAAAAGATGGTTTAGAAACATTTAGATCTGTTTTTGTCCTACACTTCCTATTATCATTCTTACTGTCTGAAACAAGTATAAAATGGCTCTATTCTGCAGCACTTTATGTTCATTCTCATGCTGATCTGCATTATATGAATGGCAGGGGAAGCAGTGAATTGAGCCATCAATTTGTCTTTTGAGGCCATAGACAAGTCAAATTACTTATGGGGAAAATGAACACCTTGAAATTTTGCCACAACATTTACAAAGCAAATGGTAGTCTAATTAtagttttatgtttattttcttagaatttgtaacttcttccttttcttcactGAGACACATCTTCATAATTTTGAATGCTAAGATCCTAATTCCAGTCTTCATAATTTTGAATGCTAAAATCTTAATTCCAGTAACTTCCCTTGCTTTACTGTTTTTCTGTGCTAATTTCCTTTTACCTTTTTCCCAAGGGATTGGTTAGTGGTACATGCCGGTGCTGTGCTCCCAGTATGGTGTCCTTCAGGAGTCTCTGTGCTGACTGAGAGGGTTTAATTGTCTTAGATGTCCTTCTACTTCTTTGGAATAAAATTCCTCATTATTACCCAGCTCTCCTTTCTGAAGGTCAGCATAGCCATGGTGATGCTTTTGACCATGTTATTCTTGTGTGTACTTCCTAAATCTAAAAATATTATGGTCACTAGCACAAATTGTTGGTTcatcaaa
This region includes:
- the YIPF7 gene encoding protein YIPF7 isoform X2 produces the protein MLLSSQSYSGQILQPAYSPDTPQLGYVDGFDEEPPLLEELGINFEHIWQKTLTVLNPMKPADGSIMNETDLTGPLVFCLALGATLLMAGKVHFGYVYGMSAIGCLAMHALLNLMSVSGVSHGCVASVLGYCLLPMVILSSSAVVFSLQGTPGTVLALFIIGWCSLSASKIFTSALAMEGQQLLIAYPCALLYGLFALLTVF
- the YIPF7 gene encoding protein YIPF7 isoform X1: MSSFEQFHIDFYQSNYTIEDQEEGCNSYGSDKNLCESRKSQAEKQPAAGAFVPSDMLLSSQSYSGQILQPAYSPDTPQLGYVDGFDEEPPLLEELGINFEHIWQKTLTVLNPMKPADGSIMNETDLTGPLVFCLALGATLLMAGKVHFGYVYGMSAIGCLAMHALLNLMSVSGVSHGCVASVLGYCLLPMVILSSSAVVFSLQGTPGTVLALFIIGWCSLSASKIFTSALAMEGQQLLIAYPCALLYGLFALLTVF